In Pedobacter sp. SL55, the following proteins share a genomic window:
- a CDS encoding HPF/RaiA family ribosome-associated protein — MNIQLNADKNLTIHEPYEKQIKDQLTKDLDRYSNHLSRVEIHLSDENGSKAGLNDKKCLIEARLDGKPPLVASDLGNTYDLALKGATEKIKSALNTAVSKMQSK; from the coding sequence ATGAATATTCAATTAAATGCCGATAAGAATTTAACCATTCATGAGCCTTACGAAAAACAGATTAAAGATCAATTGACTAAAGATTTAGATCGATACAGCAACCATCTTTCTCGTGTAGAAATCCATTTATCTGACGAAAACGGCAGCAAAGCTGGTTTAAACGATAAAAAATGTTTGATAGAAGCCAGACTAGATGGCAAACCGCCGTTGGTAGCAAGCGATTTGGGCAATACTTACGACTTAGCACTAAAAGGCGCCACCGAGAAAATCAAAAGTGCTTTGAATACTGCTGTTAGTAAAATGCAGAGCAAATAA
- a CDS encoding TolC family protein translates to MKVKLLFICCILGFQQIIFAQDTLKLNVAEAEKLFVANNYQLLLAKYEIEQAKADVITAKLFDNPEISHENLFYNHETKRFLETSFATGQFSTQISQLFKLAGKRNKSIKLANTAVKLEEFE, encoded by the coding sequence ATGAAAGTAAAGCTATTATTCATCTGTTGCATACTTGGATTCCAACAAATCATTTTTGCGCAAGACACCCTCAAATTAAACGTTGCCGAGGCTGAAAAGCTTTTTGTCGCCAACAATTATCAGCTACTTTTAGCGAAATATGAAATAGAACAGGCAAAAGCCGATGTCATCACTGCTAAATTATTTGATAACCCAGAAATCAGCCATGAAAACCTATTTTACAATCACGAAACTAAACGTTTTTTGGAAACCTCGTTTGCTACGGGGCAGTTCAGTACACAAATATCGCAGCTATTTAAACTGGCTGGCAAGCGAAACAAGAGTATCAAACTAGCAAATACAGCCGTAAAGCTAGAAGAATTTGAGTAA